One window from the genome of Rhodococcus sp. ABRD24 encodes:
- a CDS encoding carbohydrate ABC transporter permease — protein MKAAGQISRHVALAVGGIYMLLPVALMLAGSVTPTADILAGNYLHNATLDNFAQVADRVPLGTYYRNSILVCVCTFLLQVVVCVPAAYAMARLRYRGRDLSVWLLGVLILIPFQVVAIPVYLMFRAVGLIDALPALVLPFVGSAFSIYLLRQFFLSLPGSMFDAARLDGAGTPAIILRLVIPSSRPALVSLGVFTVTAAWNAYFWPSFVLTSDRAATIPFGVVDFVNSDAVTDYGPQMAMATLSVLPLLIAFLFAQRQFIRGLSLAGQAD, from the coding sequence GTGAAGGCCGCCGGTCAGATCTCCCGCCACGTCGCCCTCGCGGTGGGTGGCATCTACATGCTCCTGCCCGTAGCCCTGATGCTGGCTGGTTCGGTGACCCCCACCGCCGACATCCTCGCGGGCAACTACCTGCACAACGCGACGCTGGACAACTTCGCCCAGGTCGCCGACCGCGTGCCGTTGGGAACGTACTACCGCAACTCGATCCTGGTGTGCGTGTGCACATTTCTGCTGCAGGTCGTCGTGTGCGTGCCCGCCGCGTATGCGATGGCCCGGCTGCGCTATCGGGGACGGGACCTGTCGGTCTGGCTCCTCGGCGTTCTCATCCTCATCCCGTTCCAGGTGGTCGCGATCCCGGTCTACCTGATGTTCCGTGCAGTCGGGCTGATAGACGCCCTTCCAGCACTCGTCCTTCCGTTCGTCGGCTCCGCGTTCTCGATCTACCTGTTGCGCCAGTTCTTCCTGTCCCTACCGGGCTCGATGTTCGACGCCGCCCGACTCGACGGCGCCGGCACCCCCGCGATCATCCTGCGGTTGGTGATCCCGTCGAGCCGCCCGGCCCTCGTGTCCCTTGGCGTCTTCACCGTCACTGCCGCCTGGAACGCCTACTTCTGGCCGTCGTTCGTCCTCACCAGTGACCGCGCCGCCACCATCCCGTTCGGCGTCGTCGACTTCGTCAACTCCGACGCAGTCACCGACTATGGCCCGCAGATGGCAATGGCCACCCTGTCCGTTCTGCCCCTCCTGATTGCCTTCCTCTTCGCCCAGCGCCAGTTCATCCGCGGCCTGTCCCTCGCCGGCCAGGCCGACTGA
- a CDS encoding ABC transporter ATP-binding protein, protein MTAAVTVADLRKSYGHKKGRKSTPDPPPVLAGVSFEAQAGRITTILGESGCGKTTLLRVVAGLEVPSSGRVYIDDRDITSTAPSKRGVAMVFQNYGLYPAKTVAKNIEFPMQMAKVPAEERRARTQAVAQSLHIDHLLDRMPAQLSGGQRQRVGICRALVRDPHILLMDEPLSNLDSRLRIEMRTELVALQRRIGATMLYVTHDQVEAMSMSDLIVVMRHGKIEQMGSPSEVFARPTTMYVAAFLGNMNLVDGAAAGLAPATRETTIGVRPEHFALAAAESERPGDLVVEGRLRFDELHGADRVVHVETPHATWRARLDAAAPLSDTVRLVARRENVHGFDTATGERRAA, encoded by the coding sequence GTGACTGCCGCAGTCACCGTGGCTGACCTCCGCAAGAGCTACGGCCACAAGAAGGGCAGGAAGTCGACGCCGGACCCACCCCCAGTGCTCGCCGGGGTGTCGTTCGAGGCGCAGGCCGGTCGAATCACCACGATTCTCGGTGAGTCCGGTTGCGGGAAGACCACATTGCTCCGTGTTGTCGCCGGACTCGAGGTCCCGTCGTCCGGCCGTGTCTACATCGACGATCGCGACATCACCTCGACTGCCCCGTCGAAACGCGGGGTAGCGATGGTGTTCCAGAACTACGGCCTCTACCCCGCCAAGACCGTCGCGAAGAACATCGAGTTCCCGATGCAGATGGCGAAAGTGCCCGCTGAAGAGCGTCGCGCCCGGACCCAAGCTGTTGCCCAGTCCCTGCACATCGACCATCTACTCGATCGGATGCCAGCACAGCTGTCCGGCGGCCAGCGGCAACGGGTCGGCATCTGTCGTGCGTTGGTGCGTGACCCGCATATCCTGCTCATGGACGAGCCGTTGTCGAACCTGGACTCGCGCCTTCGAATCGAGATGCGTACCGAACTCGTTGCGCTGCAGCGGCGTATCGGCGCCACCATGCTGTACGTGACACATGATCAGGTGGAGGCCATGTCGATGTCCGACCTCATCGTCGTGATGCGCCACGGCAAGATCGAGCAGATGGGCTCGCCAAGCGAGGTCTTCGCCAGACCCACCACGATGTACGTCGCGGCTTTCCTCGGCAACATGAACCTCGTCGACGGGGCAGCCGCGGGTCTGGCCCCGGCGACGCGGGAGACGACGATCGGAGTGAGGCCCGAGCATTTTGCCCTTGCGGCCGCCGAATCGGAGCGGCCCGGCGACCTCGTGGTCGAGGGGCGACTGAGGTTCGACGAGCTGCACGGCGCGGATCGCGTCGTGCATGTAGAGACCCCGCACGCGACGTGGCGGGCACGGCTCGACGCGGCGGCACCGTTGTCAGACACGGTGCGGCTCGTCGCACGACGGGAGAACGTTCATGGATTCGACACCGCTACGGGGGAACGCCGTGCTGCCTGA
- a CDS encoding sugar ABC transporter permease: MRALRQRSLPYLLLLAAGVLALMFVMVPIVLVVVLAFFDINLVSGAGTYVGLDNFRTEIAHDEFARSLRNTVVYGVLTVVPSMTIGLGVALLVNGLTHGKGFWRSVYFLPVATTLVAMSAVWRWMFHTDTGIVDTVLSPIFGVRDWLANPDLALGAVAIVGNWHQIGLVAILYLAALGSLPRDQFDSARIDGAASWNVFWHVTWPALGPTTIFAFITTVGSALQAYDVIAAMTQGGPLGSTETLTYMIWVRGVNYFDIGRAAVLSIALLALSLLVTAAQRTGYARRLEEGGTR, encoded by the coding sequence GTGAGAGCCCTGCGGCAGCGGTCCCTCCCATATCTGCTGCTTCTCGCAGCGGGCGTCCTTGCGCTGATGTTCGTCATGGTACCGATCGTGCTCGTCGTAGTTCTCGCCTTCTTCGACATCAACCTGGTCAGCGGCGCGGGAACCTATGTCGGACTGGACAACTTCCGTACCGAGATCGCCCACGACGAGTTCGCCCGAAGCCTGCGTAACACGGTCGTGTACGGCGTGCTCACCGTTGTTCCGTCGATGACGATCGGACTGGGCGTCGCTCTCCTCGTGAACGGACTGACGCACGGCAAGGGGTTCTGGCGCAGCGTCTACTTTCTGCCTGTCGCGACGACGCTGGTCGCGATGAGCGCGGTGTGGCGATGGATGTTCCACACCGACACCGGCATCGTGGACACCGTCCTGTCTCCAATCTTCGGGGTGCGGGATTGGCTCGCCAACCCCGATCTTGCACTCGGTGCGGTCGCGATCGTCGGCAACTGGCATCAGATCGGACTGGTGGCGATCCTCTACCTCGCCGCGCTGGGTAGCCTTCCGCGCGATCAGTTCGACAGTGCGCGCATCGACGGCGCCGCATCGTGGAATGTGTTCTGGCACGTGACCTGGCCTGCGCTGGGCCCGACCACGATCTTCGCGTTCATCACGACTGTCGGATCGGCCCTACAGGCCTATGACGTCATCGCGGCGATGACGCAGGGCGGTCCGCTCGGTTCGACCGAAACCCTCACCTACATGATCTGGGTCCGCGGCGTGAACTACTTCGACATCGGCCGTGCCGCGGTCCTGTCGATCGCCCTGCTGGCCCTGTCGCTTCTCGTGACCGCCGCTCAGCGAACCGGTTACGCGCGGCGACTCGAGGAAGGAGGAACCCGGTGA
- a CDS encoding extracellular solute-binding protein, whose translation MSRKVIRPLATTTVVAALLVATACSSTGTSGSGDTGPIRIVSGQSGQNGELLESLLDTSGAALPVTLEMSADSDLATAQKALLDISSGHGPDAVRVTGATYRTFVEAGAAQPVDSCLDTDPALRDDLDQDLLDGIRVDGELYQIPWYVTPNALFYNAKLFTAAGLDPNRPPTTMTEFHNAARAIAATGTGGGVAYFGNDYNFQTYVSQGGGQVYDPAGGTVGIDSDAGKAAFDLFATMAADGSSPVYTNFFQEANDAFAGGRLGMYISSASGYPAYRARSAGDIRIAPVPTIDGGRAVATTSTNGFVITTKDPERQKAVCDALLSLVTPEAVTETVSATATLPLRMSVVDDPARLRPVYEANPSWVAVRDQPTVAWAALPGEVNAEYSQAYVDTQLQVLRGDLAPADAAARLADRADQLLEDQ comes from the coding sequence ATGTCACGCAAAGTCATCCGACCACTCGCTACCACGACGGTTGTCGCCGCGCTGCTCGTCGCCACCGCTTGCTCGTCCACCGGAACCTCCGGCTCCGGTGACACCGGTCCCATCCGCATCGTGTCGGGTCAGTCCGGCCAGAACGGTGAACTGCTCGAATCTCTCCTCGATACGTCCGGGGCCGCGCTGCCCGTCACGCTCGAGATGAGCGCCGACTCCGACCTTGCCACGGCACAGAAGGCTTTGCTGGACATCAGCTCCGGACACGGACCTGACGCCGTCCGCGTCACCGGTGCGACCTACCGCACGTTTGTCGAGGCGGGCGCCGCGCAGCCGGTCGACAGCTGTTTGGATACCGACCCGGCCCTTCGCGACGATCTCGATCAGGATTTGCTCGACGGCATACGTGTGGACGGTGAGCTGTACCAGATCCCGTGGTATGTAACGCCTAATGCCCTGTTCTACAATGCGAAGCTGTTCACCGCCGCGGGCCTGGACCCGAATCGGCCGCCGACCACGATGACGGAGTTCCACAACGCGGCCAGGGCAATCGCCGCCACCGGAACCGGAGGTGGGGTTGCGTACTTCGGGAACGACTACAACTTCCAGACCTACGTGTCTCAGGGCGGCGGTCAGGTCTACGATCCGGCCGGCGGGACCGTCGGCATCGACTCCGACGCCGGCAAGGCCGCGTTCGATCTGTTTGCCACGATGGCCGCAGACGGCAGTAGCCCGGTGTATACGAACTTCTTCCAGGAAGCGAACGATGCCTTCGCCGGTGGCAGACTGGGGATGTACATCTCGTCCGCTTCGGGCTACCCGGCGTACCGGGCGCGCAGCGCGGGCGACATCCGCATTGCGCCGGTGCCCACGATTGACGGCGGCCGCGCCGTCGCGACCACGTCCACCAACGGTTTCGTCATAACGACGAAGGACCCCGAACGGCAGAAGGCGGTATGCGACGCGCTGCTGAGCCTTGTGACCCCCGAGGCGGTCACCGAGACGGTCTCGGCGACTGCCACATTGCCCCTGCGGATGTCGGTTGTCGACGACCCGGCCCGACTGCGGCCGGTGTACGAGGCCAACCCCAGCTGGGTAGCGGTACGAGATCAGCCCACGGTCGCATGGGCGGCACTGCCCGGCGAGGTGAATGCCGAATACTCGCAGGCCTACGTGGACACGCAGTTGCAGGTCCTGCGTGGCGACCTCGCGCCAGCTGACGCCGCCGCCCGACTCGCGGATCGTGCCGATCAGCTGCTGGAGGACCAGTGA
- the acs gene encoding acetate--CoA ligase, with protein MTSSATDAAPEVYPPSAEFTANANAGPELQVEADRDRLAFWEAQARRLDWVTPWTEVLDWSDAPVAKWFVGGSLNVAYNCVDRHVLAGNGDRVAIHFEGEPGDSRDVTYNDLLAEVSRAANTFTDLGLVAGDRVAIYMPMIPEAIVTMLACARLGLTHSVVFAGFSATALRSRVDDAEAKLVVTVDGQWRRGQAAPLKPAVDEAVTGAASVQNVLVVKRTGIDVDFTDGRDLWWHETVEKASPEHAAQPFDAEHPLFILYTSGTTGKPKGIIHTSGGYLTQASYTHHNVFDHKAGEDVYWCTADIGWVTGHSYIVYGPLSNGVTQVVYEGTPNSPDEHRHFQIIEKYGVSIYYTAPTLVRTFMKWGREIPDAHDLSSIRLLGSVGEPINPEAWRWFRDVIGGDKAPIVDTWWQTETGAIMISPLPGLTATKPGSAMAPLPGISAKIVDDEARPLGPGGSGYLVLDEPWPAMLRGIWGDMDRYRDTYWSRYAEEGWYFAGDGAKYDEDGALWVLGRVDDVMNVSGHRISTSEVESALVGHHAVAEAAVVGAADETTGQGIVAFVILREGSENTGETLIAELRAQVSTEISPIAKPRQITVVPELPKTRSGKIMRRLLRDVAEGRDLGDTSTLVDPKVFDAIRGK; from the coding sequence ATGACGAGCAGTGCAACCGACGCCGCCCCCGAGGTGTACCCGCCCAGTGCCGAGTTCACGGCCAATGCCAATGCCGGGCCGGAGCTCCAGGTAGAGGCGGATCGCGACCGGCTCGCGTTCTGGGAAGCGCAGGCACGTCGGCTGGACTGGGTCACCCCGTGGACAGAGGTCCTCGACTGGTCGGACGCCCCCGTCGCGAAGTGGTTCGTCGGCGGCAGCCTGAACGTCGCTTACAACTGCGTCGACCGGCACGTACTCGCCGGCAACGGTGACCGGGTCGCGATCCACTTCGAAGGCGAGCCCGGCGACAGCCGTGACGTCACCTACAACGATCTACTCGCCGAAGTGAGCCGGGCGGCAAACACTTTCACCGACCTCGGCCTCGTCGCCGGCGACCGCGTCGCGATCTACATGCCGATGATCCCCGAGGCCATCGTGACGATGCTCGCGTGCGCCCGACTGGGACTGACCCACTCGGTGGTGTTCGCCGGATTCTCCGCGACCGCACTGCGCTCGCGCGTCGACGATGCCGAGGCCAAGCTCGTCGTCACCGTCGACGGGCAGTGGCGGCGCGGGCAGGCCGCCCCGCTCAAGCCGGCCGTCGACGAGGCGGTAACCGGGGCGGCATCCGTGCAGAACGTGCTGGTGGTCAAGCGCACCGGCATCGACGTCGACTTCACCGACGGTCGGGACCTGTGGTGGCACGAGACCGTCGAGAAGGCCTCCCCGGAACACGCGGCACAGCCCTTCGACGCGGAGCACCCACTGTTCATCCTCTACACCTCCGGTACCACCGGTAAGCCCAAGGGCATCATCCACACCTCCGGCGGCTACCTGACGCAGGCGTCGTACACCCACCACAACGTCTTCGACCACAAGGCCGGCGAGGACGTCTACTGGTGCACCGCCGACATCGGCTGGGTCACCGGACATTCCTACATCGTGTACGGCCCGCTCTCGAACGGTGTCACGCAGGTCGTCTACGAGGGCACCCCCAACTCCCCCGACGAGCACCGCCACTTCCAGATCATCGAAAAGTACGGCGTCAGCATCTACTACACCGCGCCCACACTGGTCCGCACATTCATGAAGTGGGGCAGGGAAATTCCCGACGCGCACGACCTGTCGTCGATCCGCCTGCTCGGTAGCGTCGGCGAGCCCATCAATCCGGAAGCGTGGCGCTGGTTCCGCGACGTCATCGGCGGCGACAAGGCCCCGATCGTCGACACGTGGTGGCAGACCGAGACCGGCGCGATCATGATCTCCCCGCTGCCCGGCCTCACCGCCACCAAGCCCGGGTCGGCGATGGCACCGCTGCCCGGCATCTCCGCGAAGATCGTCGACGACGAGGCCCGCCCGCTCGGCCCCGGCGGCAGCGGCTATCTCGTGCTCGACGAGCCGTGGCCGGCGATGCTGCGCGGGATCTGGGGCGATATGGACCGCTACCGCGACACCTACTGGTCCCGGTACGCCGAGGAGGGCTGGTACTTCGCCGGAGACGGCGCCAAGTACGACGAGGACGGCGCACTGTGGGTCCTGGGCCGCGTCGATGACGTCATGAACGTCTCCGGGCACCGAATCTCGACCTCCGAGGTGGAGTCGGCCTTGGTCGGGCACCACGCCGTTGCCGAGGCCGCTGTGGTCGGCGCCGCCGACGAGACCACCGGTCAGGGCATCGTCGCGTTCGTCATCCTGCGAGAGGGCAGCGAAAACACGGGCGAGACTCTGATCGCCGAACTGCGGGCCCAGGTGTCCACCGAGATCAGCCCCATCGCGAAGCCGCGCCAGATCACCGTGGTGCCCGAGCTACCCAAGACGCGTTCCGGCAAGATCATGCGCCGGCTGCTGCGCGACGTCGCGGAAGGCCGCGACCTCGGTGACACCTCGACACTGGTCGACCCCAAGGTGTTCGACGCGATCCGCGGCAAGTAG
- a CDS encoding NUDIX domain-containing protein, which translates to MTMLRSVLTAVTDWVPHTAEQTRARAEFLQRLVAGEAVLRRSPLPTHVTASLFVLDPQRIRILLCHHRKGGFWVQPGGHLEPDDRSIEDAAVREAVEETGIPRDAITGVTMADLDHHPLGAGFRGCRSHLDIAFVGTTDPAVPVVVSDESQDVRWFPVDGLPPNTAPGLDTRLAQVLDRVRPT; encoded by the coding sequence ATGACGATGCTGCGGTCCGTCCTGACTGCCGTCACCGACTGGGTACCTCACACCGCGGAGCAGACCCGGGCTCGCGCCGAGTTCCTGCAACGGCTGGTCGCCGGGGAGGCGGTGCTCAGGCGGAGCCCACTCCCGACGCACGTCACGGCGAGCCTGTTCGTACTGGACCCCCAGCGAATTCGAATCCTGTTGTGTCATCACCGAAAGGGTGGCTTCTGGGTACAACCGGGTGGGCACCTCGAACCGGATGACCGGAGCATCGAGGACGCGGCCGTCCGAGAGGCCGTCGAGGAGACCGGCATACCACGTGACGCGATCACCGGGGTCACGATGGCCGACCTCGACCATCACCCACTCGGCGCCGGGTTCCGCGGCTGCCGGTCGCATCTCGATATCGCCTTCGTCGGAACGACCGACCCTGCCGTCCCGGTCGTGGTCAGCGACGAGTCGCAAGATGTACGTTGGTTCCCGGTAGACGGACTTCCACCGAACACCGCGCCGGGGCTCGACACGCGGCTTGCGCAGGTTCTCGACCGCGTCCGACCCACCTGA
- a CDS encoding HAD hydrolase family protein, protein MDSTPLRGNAVLPDPRLVVTDLDGTLLTSHKTVSAATVAALRAARDAGLHLAVASARPLRLIESVLSPVVLDLLSAVIVSNGAAIVDPRSKGGPLHEVAVSADAGGDLIRVLRRRWPDAGFGWEFGTHFACDPEFLTLTRTETILRDPHPDLVAAGPAAPVHQLVMAVPGRVPRDLVDVVAAALGESFAVTDSLGGVVEISLARADKGAAAHWLAQSLEFSMDQVIAFGDEHNDLPLLTRAGVGVAMGNASAPVRAAATAVTTSNDEDGVASFLTRAVLSGARPVRT, encoded by the coding sequence ATGGATTCGACACCGCTACGGGGGAACGCCGTGCTGCCTGATCCTCGCCTGGTAGTGACCGATCTGGACGGCACCCTGCTCACCTCACACAAGACGGTGTCAGCCGCGACCGTCGCGGCCCTGCGCGCCGCGCGGGACGCGGGACTGCACCTCGCGGTGGCCTCCGCACGACCACTTCGACTGATCGAGTCGGTTCTGTCGCCCGTCGTGCTGGACCTGCTGTCCGCCGTCATCGTGTCCAACGGCGCCGCGATAGTCGACCCGCGGTCGAAGGGCGGGCCGCTGCACGAGGTCGCAGTGAGCGCGGACGCTGGTGGGGACCTGATACGCGTGCTTCGTCGGCGATGGCCGGATGCCGGATTCGGATGGGAGTTCGGGACGCACTTCGCCTGCGACCCCGAGTTTCTCACCCTGACCCGCACCGAGACGATCTTGCGAGACCCCCATCCGGATCTGGTCGCTGCCGGCCCGGCCGCGCCGGTGCACCAGTTGGTCATGGCCGTCCCCGGCCGCGTGCCCCGCGACCTCGTCGATGTGGTCGCGGCGGCTCTCGGCGAATCCTTCGCCGTCACCGACTCACTCGGCGGCGTCGTCGAGATCTCCCTTGCCCGTGCCGACAAGGGCGCCGCGGCCCACTGGCTGGCACAGTCGCTGGAGTTCTCGATGGACCAGGTGATCGCATTCGGTGACGAGCACAACGACCTTCCGCTCCTCACTCGTGCAGGCGTCGGCGTCGCGATGGGCAACGCCTCCGCCCCGGTGCGCGCAGCCGCAACGGCCGTCACCACGTCCAATGACGAGGACGGGGTCGCGTCCTTTCTCACGCGGGCAGTGCTGTCCGGGGCGAGGCCGGTGCGAACGTGA
- a CDS encoding MFS transporter yields the protein MTTTTSPTTLARAAVPPVTYLLAAGTFLMGTSEFVVAGLLPALATDFDVTVAQAGLSITLFAIGMIIGAPLMAILTLRLPRRVTLTLALTVFAAGHVIATLVPEFTMLLAARVLTAVATGTFWTVSSVVAASTAGPRAASRALGIVNAGGILATVLGVPLGAFCGQLIGWRGAFWALAVLAAVTAVFVALLVPADNIDRPAPSIRVELRTLRSPCLWLVLAACAGVTASVLSIYSYITPLLTLRAGLPQSVVPAVLMAFGLAALVGSIVTSRVGENHPHITALTVATITLLATIAIYALANSPVPAIALFTLLGLSGLSAIPILVGLAIRLGGSAPTLAAAMPTSFLNIGTALGTAASALALESDLGLRGPAVVGIIAAGITLIPLAWNLRSRSRFS from the coding sequence ATGACAACAACCACCTCGCCAACCACGCTTGCGCGCGCGGCGGTCCCCCCGGTCACCTACCTTCTTGCCGCGGGAACCTTCCTCATGGGCACCAGCGAGTTCGTCGTCGCGGGCCTGCTGCCCGCTCTCGCCACCGACTTCGATGTCACGGTCGCGCAGGCAGGTTTGTCGATCACGCTGTTCGCCATCGGGATGATCATCGGCGCGCCACTCATGGCCATCCTGACCCTGCGCCTGCCTCGGCGAGTCACTCTCACGTTGGCACTCACCGTGTTCGCCGCTGGACATGTCATTGCGACTCTCGTTCCCGAATTCACCATGCTGCTGGCTGCTCGAGTCCTTACCGCGGTCGCAACCGGTACGTTCTGGACCGTCTCGTCCGTGGTGGCCGCATCCACTGCGGGTCCCCGAGCGGCGTCGCGCGCGCTCGGCATCGTCAATGCCGGCGGCATACTCGCCACCGTTCTCGGTGTCCCTCTCGGGGCATTCTGTGGACAACTCATTGGTTGGCGCGGCGCCTTCTGGGCGCTGGCTGTCCTGGCCGCAGTCACTGCCGTCTTCGTCGCCCTGCTCGTGCCCGCTGACAATATCGATCGACCCGCTCCGTCCATCCGCGTGGAACTGCGCACGCTGCGATCACCGTGTCTGTGGTTGGTCCTTGCCGCATGCGCAGGAGTCACCGCTAGCGTGTTGTCGATCTACAGCTACATCACTCCACTGCTCACTCTCCGCGCTGGACTGCCCCAGAGTGTCGTGCCGGCAGTCCTCATGGCGTTCGGACTCGCAGCACTCGTCGGCTCGATCGTCACCAGCCGTGTCGGTGAAAACCACCCGCACATCACCGCATTGACCGTCGCCACGATCACGCTCCTCGCGACGATCGCCATCTACGCGCTGGCCAACTCACCGGTTCCGGCAATTGCTCTGTTCACGCTTCTCGGCCTGTCCGGACTGTCGGCGATTCCCATCCTCGTCGGGCTCGCTATCCGACTCGGCGGAAGCGCCCCGACGCTCGCCGCCGCGATGCCCACCTCGTTCCTCAACATCGGTACCGCCCTCGGCACCGCTGCCTCCGCTCTCGCGCTGGAATCCGACCTAGGCCTGAGAGGACCGGCCGTTGTTGGAATCATCGCTGCCGGAATCACTCTCATCCCCCTGGCATGGAACTTGCGCAGCCGGAGCCGGTTCAGCTGA
- a CDS encoding MurR/RpiR family transcriptional regulator has protein sequence MSSSPTSPSPGIRAITQVKAHLGSLGAAERRVAEVVLADPASIIGTSAAQLAKRAQTSAMTVIRFARTVGFSGYQELSIALAITEEQLGRAPVLSDSDTPAETLRAVSALAAAAVDGVAGSVSVESFAAAVSALRSARHTLVVGAGLTTPIALDLAYRLNNLGLAADAPADGQIQRVRAEGLTPDDVLVAFLHGGSYKQVVATAQAAKSVGARVVAITTFVGTPLADLADHPLIVGASTARTGVDAWTSRLAALTVVDALVVAIVNTDPTRYRAVRDHLSEIIDRDQL, from the coding sequence GTGAGCAGTTCTCCTACATCCCCGTCGCCCGGCATTCGTGCCATCACTCAGGTCAAGGCGCATCTCGGGTCGCTCGGTGCCGCCGAACGGCGTGTGGCGGAGGTCGTGCTGGCCGACCCGGCGAGCATCATCGGCACGTCCGCCGCTCAGCTCGCCAAGCGTGCTCAGACATCCGCAATGACCGTCATCCGTTTCGCCCGCACCGTGGGCTTCAGTGGTTACCAGGAGTTGTCGATCGCTCTGGCGATCACCGAGGAGCAACTCGGGCGGGCGCCTGTGCTCAGCGATTCCGACACCCCCGCCGAGACGCTGCGCGCGGTTTCCGCTCTCGCCGCGGCGGCGGTCGACGGCGTGGCGGGTTCCGTTTCCGTGGAATCCTTCGCCGCGGCCGTTTCCGCGCTCCGCTCCGCTCGGCACACCTTGGTGGTCGGTGCCGGGCTCACCACCCCGATCGCCCTCGACCTCGCCTACCGGTTGAACAACCTCGGGCTCGCTGCGGACGCCCCGGCGGACGGCCAGATTCAGCGTGTCCGTGCGGAGGGACTGACTCCGGATGATGTCCTGGTCGCGTTTCTGCACGGTGGTAGCTACAAACAGGTTGTCGCCACCGCCCAGGCGGCGAAATCCGTTGGGGCCCGCGTTGTCGCGATCACCACATTCGTGGGGACCCCGCTCGCGGACCTGGCCGACCATCCTCTGATTGTCGGTGCCTCGACCGCGCGGACCGGCGTGGACGCGTGGACGAGCAGGCTCGCCGCGCTCACCGTCGTCGACGCGCTTGTCGTCGCGATCGTCAACACCGATCCGACTCGCTATCGCGCTGTGCGCGATCATCTTTCGGAGATCATCGACCGGGATCAGCTGTGA
- a CDS encoding metallophosphoesterase gives MTDLLIAHTSDLHIGRAAGPERHERGRSGWSAFRRFVDATRPDLVVVGGDIVVDDPDDIADQREARNMIGGLPVPFVVVPGNHDVGDHPVRDGLPVDWHGKPVSESRVTTWEAEWGPSYWLHDLRGWRVVGINSQLFGSGLDREDQQWTWLEHKALPVDLQRPTLVVAHESLHLRPEHSDGTGGADSWMSMPRESSERLADLFRRRPVRLVSAGHTHRHLEWAIGGINQVTAPSLVGAIPSRPDMAQAQGDAEPGWLTYRLSRTGRISVTAHSTNSSPAEHDCAQEALT, from the coding sequence GTGACGGACCTGTTGATCGCGCACACTTCCGATCTCCACATCGGGCGCGCGGCCGGACCGGAGCGGCACGAACGCGGTAGATCGGGCTGGAGCGCTTTCCGGCGTTTCGTCGATGCCACCAGGCCGGATCTCGTCGTTGTCGGCGGGGACATCGTTGTCGATGACCCGGACGACATCGCCGACCAGCGAGAGGCCCGGAACATGATCGGAGGGCTGCCCGTGCCGTTCGTCGTCGTGCCAGGCAACCACGACGTCGGCGATCATCCGGTTCGCGACGGCCTGCCCGTCGACTGGCACGGCAAACCGGTGTCCGAATCACGAGTCACCACATGGGAGGCCGAGTGGGGACCGTCCTACTGGCTGCACGACCTGCGGGGCTGGAGGGTGGTAGGCATCAACTCGCAACTGTTCGGCAGTGGACTCGACCGCGAAGACCAGCAGTGGACCTGGCTCGAGCACAAGGCACTTCCGGTGGATCTGCAGCGACCGACCCTCGTCGTTGCACACGAGTCGTTGCATCTGCGCCCAGAACACTCGGACGGGACGGGTGGCGCCGACAGCTGGATGAGCATGCCCCGGGAGTCGTCCGAGCGACTGGCAGACCTGTTCCGGCGGCGCCCGGTTCGGTTGGTGTCCGCAGGCCACACGCACCGTCACCTCGAATGGGCGATCGGCGGTATCAACCAGGTGACGGCACCGAGTCTGGTCGGCGCCATTCCCTCCAGACCGGACATGGCGCAGGCGCAGGGTGACGCGGAACCGGGGTGGCTGACTTACCGGCTCAGCCGCACAGGCCGCATCAGCGTGACCGCACACAGCACCAACTCGTCGCCAGCTGAGCACGATTGCGCACAGGAGGCTTTGACATGA